ACCATATCAGCACAGCTTTATAAAACAGTCCCTTCACTGCTACTTAACTAGAAGAAATGTCTCCTTTGAATTTCAGGGAACTGAAGATAATGATTTTTGGATCTAAGTAAGGCAAACCAACTTCACTTTATTTATTCacagtttaaaacaaattgaCATTGACAACTCTTATActttaagtgctttacaaaatgggcatgaaacattttcattgagGAAGGGAGAAATCATGTCTAGCTTAAAACAAGGTGCCTAAATATACCTTCATCTCTATAATGCACATTCAGAAAGAAGGGATTATTGTTTTGGTTCTGAAAGAATTCTGGCCTGTTAGCAAACCTCACCTACCTTTTCAGACCTCAGTGCATGTTTTAAGTTGTCtctcaaaaatatttctgaaaatatttcaacTGCAGTAGTCAAATTCTGCATTGTCACTCCATACAACTATTTAATTCCATGGAAGTCATTGCAGCACTTAAACCAGAAAATTCAAAAAAGGTACATGATCTGTACTGTATGTTTGTAAATACTAATGTTTTAGCTTTCTGACATTTAGAATGATGCTGAAATTCAGCTCACCAGTTTGTCCTTGCTTGTTAAGAACTACTTCATTAGGTTTGTGTCAGTTCTCCTTATTTCTGCTCTCTGAATTCCGTGTCTCTCAAacaccttctaaaaaaaaaaaactaactccATTTTGGCTACTGAAGTGCAAAACATCAGTATTTCAGAGAAGGCACTTCACCAAAATTTTTGAGTCAGGATTTGAACTATAAATGCATTGCCCtgatatacacacatacatacatatatacacacacacacacacccaatattgtgggtgaggtgataccttttacaggaccaacttctgttggtgaaagagacaagttttggagtttacacagagctcttcttcaagtctgcaatatccagggaccaacagGGTTACAATAATACTGCAAGTATGAATATTGTAACATATTAGGAAATCAAACATTTAATGAGCACAGGAAATGGTAAGAATTTCGTCAGTGTAACATTATTTGCATGTCTTCAGTATCCCTTAAGCACACTGGTAAGTAACAAAACTATACTGACAAGACCCTTCCTCTGCTTAAAACTTCTGTAGCTTTCTAGTCTCCAACCACCTTATTGATCACAGCCTACTGTCTCTTGCTCTTCGTGTTCCCAAGGAATAGGGTCATTGTCTTGAGCATCGGGAGCTGCTTCTCGGTCATGCCAGAATTGCTCGACATCTGGAAAGACGGGCATCTCCTTCTTTTCCAGGCTTTCTAAGGCCTGAGGGGCAGCTGGGAGTTCTTTCTCTTGCTCAGCAATCACTGGCTCTGGAGAAGGGACCGAATCGGGGAGAACCTCAGAGGTAGCAGCTGGGATTTCCTGGTTGTCTGTGGCAGGGAGAGGCTTTTTAAGGGTCAGCCTTTTCCACAAGCCCTTAAAGCCCTCTCTGAATTCCTCAGACATCACCAGGAAGATGAGAGGGTTGGCAGAAGAGATGGTGAACATAAGGGCTTGGGTCAGAGCCAGGAAGCCTTCGGGGGGAGAACGGCCTGCTGGCTTTAGGTGCCAAACCCACAGCCAGGATATCCATTCCGGCAGCCACATCACGGCCAAGGTGACAGTGACGCTCAGCAGCATGAGTGTAAGGCGCCTGGATCTGATCTGGTTCCTCAGGTTCTGGGTCTTGGTCCCCCTGCGCTGGCACCTGCCATAAGCGCGCCAGAAATAAAGGAAGGCGCAGAGCAGGGGCGCGCAGAACACCAGCAGGGGCGAGAGCTTGACAAAGGCCGCCATGAACTCCCGGGCGGGGGCTGGCACGGCCACGACGCACGCGGGCGAGCCCGCCGCGAGCTCCCGGAGggtgctgaagacccagagcggcaGAGAGCTCACCAGGGCCACCAGCCACGTGGCCAGCAGCACCGCAGAGATCGTGCGGGGCTCAATACTCACTTGCTTGGCCGGGTTGCTGGCGTACATGAAGCAAGCCTTGGCCACCACGGCGGTCGTCAGGCTCTTGGCGACCATGCACGTGTGGAGGAACCCGTCGGAGGTTTTGCAGACGAACCAGCCCAGGGTCCAGGCGCTGCGGGAGTAAGCGGCAGCCCGCAGGGGCGCAGCGAAGAGCAGGAGGAGCAGATCCGCCAGGCTGAGGTTGAGGATCAGGGAGTGGATCAGGGAGGGTTTCCCTCGCCTGGCGTTGTAGAGCAGGATGCCGATGACACACGCGTTCCCCGCCACGCCCGCCAGGCAGATGACGCCCAGCAAAGCGGGGATCACCGCCTTCCACTCCCGCGAGTCGTGGGGCTGAGAGCCGCCCGCGAAATGCACCTGCGGAGCCAGGGAGCTGTTCATGGTGCTGCAGCCGGGGGCCGGGACTTTCTCCCGCGGGAGTCACGCCCAGCCACGCTGGGGACCTGCCGGGCGCCACGCGGGCTCGCTCCCCTGCTGCCCGCCCAGTCTCTCGCCCGCTCCCCGGATCGCCCCCGCCTGACGGGACCTGGCAGCCGCGGGAGCGCAGCGCGTGTAGGAAGCCGACGCCGGCCCGCCTGGCCCAGCGCTATATACCTGCCGCGGCTGGGACTGACACGCCCCGGCGGGAGCGCATTGGCCGCGGCTCAGTAGCACGCCTGGACCCCCGCCGGGCAGCCCCGCAGCGCCACTGAAGCGCCGCCCCGTCCCCAGAAGGCGGGAACCGGGCTGCCATGGAGCCCCTCGGCGGGACGGCCGCTGGCGGTGCCCCTTGGCTGGCCGAGCGGGCGGGGAGGGAGCCCGCAGCTCAGCCTGGCAGCCCCTTATCCGTCTGCGCGCTACAGTTCCGCAGGGCCGAGCGGGTGAGGGCGGAGAGAGGGGCTGACAAAGTCGGTTGCTCCGCTCGTGTAACAAGCGCTCCCTGTTTACACTGCCCCGTTCCAGCTTGCAGCACAATCCTCCCAGTAACCTCCAGCAGTGAAGGATGTAGCGAACTGACTTGAATTTAGCATCAGCTGTACAGCTCCAAGAAGGACGCTTTCTAAGGTACATTGCTATGAAGCATGACAAGAAGGTGGCTATACTTGCACAGGGAAGGGTCTCAATGCTTTAGCAAACCAACCCCATTTCATTTCCACTTATTGGTCTGAGTCAATAAATACTAGCTAGACATTACCTGTCATACAATCTAAAGGCACCTAAAGCACATTCACCAGTCCCCAAAACAGGGATGCTATTGACACTCCCCTGCTTGTCCTTGTTAGATGCTGATTGATTAGTCCATTATTCTTCTTctagtgattgctcatgtgtattccacagtaggtgtgtgtgctcactaCATGCACCGGTGcagaaagtttttcccttagTAGTACCGGTAGTGGGAGAGCCccactgcgacccctggagtggcgcctttataTTGCGCTATaaagggggctgcgcactccctccaccctcagatccttcttgccgccagtgaaggtagtcagaACTTGTGCTCCAGCATTACTGCAGCGTCTTCCTTAGTAGTACGATCTTCGACCGTTACTAGTTTCTACAGTTAGtggcctggctcggggcatgccccgagccccagGCTTCAGGTCATGCGACTCCAGTCGCAATTCCATGCCCAGAAGTGATCCACACTCcgagtgtcttcgctgtctgggcgaggctcacatAAGTGAGCGCTGTAAAATCTGTAAGTCCTTCAAGCCCCAGACTAAGCGCGAACGTGAGATCTGACTCCGTGCCCTGCTTATGGAGTCGGCACTGGCCCGGGCACCGGCACGCCGACCCAACCCGGCGCCAGGCACAGCGTCCTCGGTGCGGAGCGAAACCCCATCCACTAGTAGGCACCGCTGCCCTGCCAAGAAACAAGGCAAGACCCAGTGGCGCCGAGAcaaggacaggggtgaggccgGACCCcagttgggcagcccacgatccccctTGGGTCCCAAACCTCCAACTCGTGTGGAGCGGAGTAGTCTAGCCCTGTCCGCGTGCGCTTCCCTGACGATGAGGATTCCGTCGACGCTGGAGGCAACTCAGGTAGCACGCAACATCCTTGTCATGCTGGTACCAAGCGAGCCGCCCGAGTTGGGGCCCCGGTCCTGAGGAAAGCCACTGTTGGGCGCCCACCAGCCCTCACCGGCCAGGTCGGAGGTCGAGGTTCCTACTCGATCTGCGGGGCCTTCCCGTAGCCCGCGAGAGACCTCCACTCCGTTGTCGGGGTCGCCTGGGAGCGAGTCGCTGGAGTCTTCCTTGGCCCACAGGGCCTGCAGGCGCCGGGACAGAAAGCGTCGACGCACCTCTTCCAGCCGCAGTGATAGCAGGTCTTGACACCATTGGCACCGCCGATCATACCACGGCGTGCACCATGCTCGGAGTGCATCCCGACAGTCACCGGCACCGAGGCATCGTAGCCACGGTCACCGACGGGACTCCAGAGATAGCACTTCCGACGTATATGTCTCATCGTCGTCGAGGGCTAAATCCTGGGGCCAGACCCAACATGGACGGGACCGGTCAAGCCGCTCCTACGGCACTTTGCGCTCCTCGGTCACTTCCGCTTCGGCTCCCAGCCGTCCGTCCCTGGGCCGTACCGTCCCCCAGGAACATGTAAACCTGGTAGGACCTCAGATGGCTCAGTGGCAAGGGGCACCATGGCAAgtacagtggtgccagtgggcaccgtggccccaggCGCCCGCACCACCGAGGCCCCGCTCCGTGGCTGGGGCATCCCAAGCGCTCTCGGCGTCCTGGCCTCAGCACCGAGAGCAGTCCTCGGGTGCCGAACCACCCAAATGTATGGCGGTGGTCgcagcccacctcaggaggaacaggctgcagatcttcccctacctggacgactggctgctcaagaGCAAGTCTCGGTCCCAGGTGCAGGCGCAGATGGAATTCCTGCTAGACACCTGCATGCGTCTAGGCCTAGTGGTAAATGAGGAAAAGTCCACGTTAATCCCAGTTCAGCGCATACACTTCATAGGGGTGCTGTTAGACTCGCTGGCGGCCATGGCCTCCCTGCCTAGGACAGATTTGAGACGCTCAAAGGTCTCATCGCCTCGGTCATGGCCTTCCCTGTGACGATGGCACAggtgtgccttcaaatcctaggccatatggcagcatgcaccttcgtggtgcgacatgccaggctcaggatgaggcccctcccaGTATTCCCAGGCCAAggacggcctggacaaggtcGTCACATTGCTACCCTATGTAGTGACCGAcctgcaatggtggtccctcctgAGCAACATGCTTCAGGGTATCCCCTTCcgagagccccctccctcactagatTTGGTGTCGGACACTtcggacctgggatggggagcccacgtGGGGAGCTTCAAaacccagggcagatggtcaCCCTCGGAATTGTCCctacacataaatgtcagggagctcagggcggtgcgcctggcgtgcgtACCCTTCAGCCAGCACCTAGGGGgaaaggtggtcagagtcctaaTGGACAATACGACTGCAATGTATTATATCAACAGACAAGGGGGCACACTTTCAACggccttgtgccaggaagcccagctcctgtgggagttttgTATAGCTCACGACATCCTTCTGAGGGCTTTTCACCTGCCTGGCAAGCGCAATACACTCGTGGATCACCTAAGCAGGTTTTTCTCCCAACAACACGAGTGGTCTCTACACAGGGAgatggccaggcagctcttcctacagtggggcactccccaggtagATCTGTTTGCCACTGCCCAGAATCGCCTATGCCCAcgattctgctccagggcaggagaGGGCGAAGGGGCGATATTGGACACATTCCTAATTCCATGGTTGGGCCGCCTGTTCTACgccttcccgcccttccccctgATCGGCAaggtcctacagaaggtgaaggCAGACGGGGCGTGGATTATCCTCATAGCCCTGGATTGGGCCCGtcagcattggtacgggaccctcctgcAGCTTTCAGTGGCCACCCCCGCACAGGCTGCCGCTTCAACCGGACCTCCTCTCCCGGGAGGGAGGATGTCTCCTCCATACCAACCTGGCCGCGCTCCACTTGACAGCGTGGCTGTCCATGGTTAAATGAGGAGGGGACGTGTGCTGAGGAGCTTAGACAGGtcctgctggagagcaggaaACCG
This DNA window, taken from Trachemys scripta elegans isolate TJP31775 chromosome 8, CAS_Tse_1.0, whole genome shotgun sequence, encodes the following:
- the GPR151 gene encoding G-protein coupled receptor 151; its protein translation is MNSSLAPQVHFAGGSQPHDSREWKAVIPALLGVICLAGVAGNACVIGILLYNARRGKPSLIHSLILNLSLADLLLLLFAAPLRAAAYSRSAWTLGWFVCKTSDGFLHTCMVAKSLTTAVVAKACFMYASNPAKQVSIEPRTISAVLLATWLVALVSSLPLWVFSTLRELAAGSPACVVAVPAPAREFMAAFVKLSPLLVFCAPLLCAFLYFWRAYGRCQRRGTKTQNLRNQIRSRRLTLMLLSVTVTLAVMWLPEWISWLWVWHLKPAGRSPPEGFLALTQALMFTISSANPLIFLVMSEEFREGFKGLWKRLTLKKPLPATDNQEIPAATSEVLPDSVPSPEPVIAEQEKELPAAPQALESLEKKEMPVFPDVEQFWHDREAAPDAQDNDPIPWEHEEQETVGCDQ